ACCAGCCGGTCACCTTCCGCCTCGGCGACATCGTGCCGGGACTGGGCTGACTCAGACGGATACGGCCTGCTTGGCGTTGCGCTTCGCGGCCATCTTCGCCTCGCGTTCGAGGCGCCGCTGCTTGGCGGTCTCGAACTTCTCGCACGTTTCCTCGAGTTCGGTGACCAGCACACCGAGGTCGTCACGCATGCGGGCGGCCTCACCGGTGAAGTCCTCGCGCTCGAAGATGCGCCACTTCTTCAGGACCGGCATCACCACGTCGTCGAGGTGGATCCGCGGGTCGTAGACACCGCCGACGGCGATGACGACGGCCTTGCGGCGGAAGTCGGGAACGGTGTACCCGGGCATCTTGAAGTTGCGCAGCACATGGTGCAGCGAGTGCATGGCCTGGTCGGGGGCGACGTCGAAGCCGGCCTCGGACACGTCCCGGTAGAAGATCATGTGCAGGTTCTCGTCGGCCGAGATCCGCTGGAGCAACTGGTCGGCGATCGGCTCCGCGCACGCCTTGCCGGTGTTGCGGTGCGAGACGCGGGTGGCGAGCTCCTGGAACGTCACGTAGATCACCGAATCGAACAGGCTCCGGGCGAAGAGCTTGTCCTCGCCCTGCCCGTTCTGGCCCGGTGAGAAGCCGCGGGTCATCTGCTCGACGCGCAGTTCCTCGAG
Above is a window of Mycolicibacterium baixiangningiae DNA encoding:
- a CDS encoding acyl-ACP desaturase, which encodes MAKDLTQVQLLTELEPVVEANLNRHLRMRKDWNPHDFIPWSDGKNYYALGGQDWEPGQSKLSEVAQTAMVQNLLTEDNLPSYHREIAMNFGLDGAWGQWVNRWTAEENRHGIALRDYLVVTRAIDPVELEELRVEQMTRGFSPGQNGQGEDKLFARSLFDSVIYVTFQELATRVSHRNTGKACAEPIADQLLQRISADENLHMIFYRDVSEAGFDVAPDQAMHSLHHVLRNFKMPGYTVPDFRRKAVVIAVGGVYDPRIHLDDVVMPVLKKWRIFEREDFTGEAARMRDDLGVLVTELEETCEKFETAKQRRLEREAKMAAKRNAKQAVSV